In the Jatrophihabitans endophyticus genome, one interval contains:
- a CDS encoding LnmK family bifunctional acyltransferase/decarboxylase, translating into MTVLAGRPPLAASGTGWLERTQVVTPAMCGHNSLFVGQLGDWTWDAVGATCGLDPYTAVDDAGRPAYLSFAYFRVASATGLTTESIGFGDRLAVRSKVLTCGRSSVLALHQVQREPTTGSAPARLADFFARTAPHTIHAETFNRWISRSRADTNHDLRTAAPAGFDGGSLDPVPDEFSPRVPYTQVRRHGSFRSPDDPAADVHVALQYPVEASRDLNGAGLLYFASYFSIVDWAIVRLWREAGRDASRFLAREVLDRQVCFLGNADADDVLDVAVSSSADGEDEVVDVVLRRAGSGAVLAAARQRIRDHEGGPA; encoded by the coding sequence GTGACCGTCCTGGCGGGGCGACCGCCCCTGGCCGCGTCCGGCACCGGCTGGCTCGAACGGACGCAGGTCGTCACCCCGGCGATGTGCGGGCACAACTCGCTGTTCGTCGGCCAGCTCGGCGACTGGACGTGGGACGCCGTCGGCGCGACGTGCGGGCTCGATCCGTACACGGCGGTCGACGACGCGGGCCGGCCCGCCTACCTGTCCTTCGCCTACTTCCGGGTCGCGTCGGCCACCGGGCTGACCACCGAGTCGATCGGCTTCGGTGACCGGTTGGCGGTGCGCTCCAAGGTGCTGACGTGCGGCCGGTCCTCCGTGCTCGCCCTGCACCAGGTGCAGCGCGAACCGACGACCGGGTCCGCACCCGCCCGGCTGGCGGACTTCTTCGCGCGCACCGCGCCGCACACCATCCACGCCGAGACCTTCAACCGGTGGATCTCCCGCTCGCGCGCGGACACGAACCACGACCTGCGCACCGCGGCGCCCGCCGGGTTCGACGGTGGCTCGCTCGACCCCGTGCCCGACGAGTTCAGTCCGCGGGTGCCGTACACGCAGGTGCGCCGACACGGCTCGTTCCGCTCCCCCGACGACCCGGCGGCGGACGTCCACGTCGCGCTGCAGTACCCGGTCGAGGCGAGCCGGGACCTCAACGGCGCCGGGCTGCTGTACTTCGCGTCCTACTTCTCGATCGTCGACTGGGCGATCGTGCGGCTGTGGCGCGAGGCCGGCCGGGACGCGAGTCGCTTCCTCGCCCGCGAGGTGCTCGACCGGCAGGTCTGCTTCCTCGGCAACGCCGACGCCGACGACGTCCTCGACGTCGCGGTGTCCTCGTCGGCCGACGGCGAGGACGAGGTCGTCGACGTCGTCCTGCGTCGCGCCGGCTCCGGCGCGGTGCTCGCCGCCGCACGCCAACGGATCCGCGACCACGAAGGAGGACCGGCATGA
- a CDS encoding phosphopantetheine-binding protein — MTDVREVVTATVREILPDVGVDEIRPDRHLRDLGADSVDRVEIIGAVLDRLSLDEPLSSFSDLPDIEAMVDLLERLRATA; from the coding sequence ATGACCGACGTTCGCGAGGTCGTGACGGCGACGGTACGGGAGATCCTGCCCGACGTCGGCGTCGACGAGATCCGCCCCGACCGCCACCTGCGCGATCTGGGCGCCGACTCGGTCGACCGCGTCGAGATCATCGGCGCGGTGCTGGACCGGCTGTCGCTCGACGAGCCGCTGTCCAGCTTCAGCGACCTGCCCGACATCGAGGCGATGGTCGACCTCCTCGAGCGGCTGCGGGCGACGGCGTGA
- a CDS encoding hydroxymethylglutaryl-CoA synthase family protein produces MNPPAVGIEALDVYCGIARIGVAELFAGRGLDTDRQQNLMMTEKSVGLPCEDPVTNAVNAARPLVDALAPEERDRIEVLVTSTESGVDFSKSLASYVHEHLGLSRRCRLVEVKQACYGATAAVQLATGYLASGISPDAKILVVATDVPLVDEHAEYTEPAMGFGAAAVLLGTRPRILTMDLGAFGTHSYETLDSARPGPTFDIADSDRSLFAYLDCLANSFRGYRDRVEGADFAATFDYLAMHTPFAGMVRAAHRKMMRDFARDADQEEDFERRLAPALRYPSRVGNLCSGSVYLALASVIDNAAVDDGARVGLYSYGSGCSSEFFSGVVDGTSRTTLAAQGIGAALDARVEVPFDDYVDLLARSRDCLVPERDRSVDPDEYARWYDARGATRDLLVWTGTKDYHRTYDWITSRGATT; encoded by the coding sequence GTGAACCCGCCCGCCGTGGGCATCGAGGCCCTCGACGTCTACTGCGGCATCGCACGCATCGGGGTCGCCGAGCTGTTCGCCGGGCGTGGCCTGGACACAGACCGGCAGCAGAACCTGATGATGACCGAGAAGTCGGTCGGCCTGCCGTGCGAGGACCCGGTGACCAACGCCGTGAACGCGGCCCGGCCGCTGGTCGACGCGCTCGCTCCCGAGGAGCGTGACCGCATCGAGGTCCTGGTGACCTCGACCGAGTCCGGTGTCGACTTCAGCAAGTCGCTCGCGTCCTACGTGCACGAGCACCTGGGCCTGTCGCGGCGGTGCCGGCTCGTCGAGGTCAAGCAGGCCTGCTACGGCGCGACCGCGGCGGTGCAGCTGGCGACGGGCTATCTCGCCTCCGGGATCTCGCCGGACGCGAAGATCCTCGTCGTCGCGACGGACGTGCCGCTGGTCGACGAGCACGCCGAGTACACCGAGCCGGCCATGGGCTTCGGCGCGGCAGCGGTCCTGCTCGGGACGCGCCCGAGGATCCTGACGATGGATCTCGGCGCGTTCGGCACCCACAGCTACGAGACGTTGGACTCCGCTCGACCGGGTCCGACCTTCGACATCGCCGACTCGGACCGCTCGCTGTTCGCGTATCTCGACTGCCTGGCGAACTCGTTCCGGGGCTACCGCGACCGCGTCGAGGGTGCCGACTTCGCCGCGACGTTCGACTACCTCGCGATGCACACGCCGTTCGCCGGCATGGTCCGGGCGGCGCACCGCAAGATGATGCGCGACTTCGCCCGGGACGCCGACCAGGAGGAGGACTTCGAGCGGCGTCTGGCGCCGGCACTGCGCTACCCGAGCCGGGTCGGCAACCTCTGCTCGGGCTCGGTCTATCTCGCGCTGGCGAGCGTCATCGACAACGCCGCGGTCGACGACGGCGCGCGCGTCGGCCTCTACTCCTACGGATCGGGCTGCTCGTCGGAGTTCTTCAGCGGCGTCGTCGACGGCACGTCGCGCACGACGCTCGCCGCGCAGGGGATCGGCGCGGCGCTCGACGCCCGCGTCGAGGTGCCGTTCGACGACTACGTCGACCTGCTGGCCCGGAGCAGGGACTGCCTCGTGCCGGAGCGCGATCGCAGCGTCGATCCGGACGAGTACGCCCGCTGGTACGACGCCCGCGGCGCGACCCGCGACCTGCTGGTGTGGACGGGCACCAAGGACTACCACCGCACGTACGACTGGATCACGTCACGAGGAGCCACGACATGA
- a CDS encoding phosphopantetheine-binding protein, with protein sequence MTAKVLPDVDTSGMTIDGTLSDLGANSIDRADIATMAMMELGVKVPAREFAGVKDIGTLVDVLLAQLP encoded by the coding sequence GTGACCGCCAAGGTGCTGCCGGACGTGGACACGTCGGGCATGACCATCGACGGGACCCTGAGCGACCTCGGCGCCAACAGCATCGACCGCGCCGACATCGCGACCATGGCGATGATGGAGCTCGGCGTGAAGGTGCCGGCCAGGGAGTTCGCGGGCGTCAAGGACATCGGCACGCTCGTCGACGTGCTGCTGGCGCAATTGCCATGA
- a CDS encoding beta-ketoacyl synthase N-terminal-like domain-containing protein, with amino-acid sequence MTAPGVVTGVGAVCSVAGDVAAFEKALRAGTSGFRAVSDDTAEDGVRLLAPLADFDFETALENTATLSPERRDAVRRVGLRAPLPVQATLSACAQAWADAGLDAVPTRPDRVAILVGGSNLTQRYVSDNREVYEEEPAYLPARYALRAQDTDFVAAISEAFHVLGEGYTVGASSSSGNAAVILASRLLAVGAADVCLAVGPMTQFEPAMLAALDKLGVLAEADGEPGEQDVGPRPFDRRRDGFVPGEGAGCVILESPRSARMRGVDTIVELGGVAQAMDGTTLPDPNVHGEARAMAKALDEAGIPVDRVDYVNAHATATPAGDDTEAEAVRSLLRAGRPWVNATKGLIGHCLSAAGVIEAVATVIQMRHGFVHPNPALDRPIDRSLRLVGAEAVTAELHCALSNSFGFGGFNSSIVLLRD; translated from the coding sequence ATGACCGCGCCGGGCGTCGTCACCGGAGTGGGTGCGGTCTGCTCGGTCGCGGGCGACGTCGCCGCCTTCGAGAAGGCGTTACGGGCCGGTACGTCGGGCTTTCGTGCCGTGTCGGACGACACCGCCGAGGACGGCGTGCGGCTGCTCGCGCCACTGGCCGACTTCGACTTCGAGACGGCGCTCGAGAACACCGCGACGCTCTCGCCCGAACGGCGCGACGCCGTGCGCCGCGTCGGGCTGCGCGCACCGCTCCCGGTCCAGGCGACGCTCTCGGCCTGCGCGCAGGCCTGGGCCGACGCCGGCCTGGACGCGGTCCCGACGCGGCCGGACCGCGTCGCGATCCTCGTCGGCGGCAGCAACCTCACGCAGCGCTACGTGTCGGACAACCGCGAGGTGTACGAGGAGGAGCCCGCGTACCTGCCCGCGCGGTACGCGCTGCGGGCCCAGGACACCGACTTCGTCGCCGCGATCAGCGAGGCGTTCCACGTCCTCGGTGAGGGGTACACGGTGGGGGCGTCCTCCTCCAGCGGGAACGCGGCGGTGATCCTGGCGTCCCGGCTGCTCGCCGTCGGCGCCGCGGACGTGTGCCTCGCCGTCGGCCCGATGACCCAGTTCGAGCCGGCGATGCTCGCCGCGCTGGACAAGCTCGGCGTGCTCGCCGAGGCCGACGGCGAGCCCGGTGAGCAGGACGTCGGCCCGCGCCCCTTCGACCGGCGCCGCGACGGTTTCGTGCCCGGCGAGGGGGCCGGCTGCGTGATCCTCGAGTCCCCGCGCTCGGCCCGCATGCGCGGCGTCGACACGATCGTCGAGCTCGGTGGCGTGGCGCAGGCGATGGACGGCACGACTTTGCCCGACCCCAACGTGCACGGCGAGGCCCGGGCGATGGCCAAGGCGCTCGACGAGGCCGGCATCCCCGTCGACCGCGTCGACTACGTGAACGCGCACGCGACGGCCACACCCGCCGGCGACGACACCGAGGCCGAGGCCGTCCGCAGCCTGTTGCGGGCCGGCCGGCCGTGGGTCAACGCGACCAAGGGCCTGATCGGCCACTGCCTGAGCGCGGCCGGCGTCATCGAGGCGGTCGCGACGGTGATCCAGATGCGGCACGGGTTCGTGCACCCGAATCCCGCGCTGGATCGCCCGATCGACCGCTCGCTGCGGCTGGTCGGGGCCGAGGCGGTGACCGCCGAGCTGCACTGCGCGTTGAGCAACAGCTTCGGCTTCGGCGGCTTCAACAGCAGCATCGTGCTCCTCCGCGACTGA
- a CDS encoding acyl-CoA carboxylase subunit beta: MTTQLEPARPGDTPRAVSAVCAERFDALFDTWRAIDRGEGVDVARGAVAGVDTVAFATDPGTQGGALGADGCRAIVAATELAVAQGIPVVGIWRSGGARLGEGVDSLDGMARVFAVKSTASGRVLQLSLVVGPSAGGAAYGPALTDVVVMGPEGRIFVTGPDVVRNATGEDVDMERLGGPDTQGRSGVAHVVCETDDEAVRRSRAIIELTSRLGSAHDDDEERDDPGELLPGSGRRAYDVVPIVRALLDGGEYLEFQAGWARNVTTGLGRLGGRTVGVVATNPLHLAGCLDASSGDKSGRFVQWCDALGIALVFLVDVPGYLPGLGQEEAGVVRRGAKLLHAYATASVPRLTVVLRKAFGGAYIAMGSRGLGADHVLAWPEARIGVMGAEAAVEILHRRELVAIADEQDRANRLAELADDYLTGVGGLERALETGVVDAVVAPAATRRHLIAALRDSGAPHGSDRPNPPL; this comes from the coding sequence ATGACCACTCAACTGGAACCAGCCAGGCCCGGGGACACCCCCCGCGCCGTGAGCGCCGTGTGCGCGGAACGCTTCGATGCGCTCTTCGACACGTGGCGGGCGATCGACCGGGGCGAGGGTGTCGACGTCGCCAGGGGCGCGGTGGCGGGCGTGGACACCGTCGCTTTCGCGACCGACCCGGGCACACAGGGCGGCGCGCTCGGCGCGGACGGCTGTCGCGCCATCGTGGCGGCGACGGAACTCGCTGTCGCGCAAGGGATTCCGGTCGTCGGCATCTGGCGATCCGGGGGCGCCCGGCTTGGGGAGGGCGTCGACTCGCTCGACGGCATGGCGCGGGTGTTCGCCGTCAAGAGCACCGCCAGCGGCCGGGTCCTGCAGCTGTCGCTCGTCGTCGGCCCCTCGGCCGGCGGCGCGGCCTACGGCCCGGCCCTCACCGACGTCGTCGTCATGGGCCCCGAGGGCAGGATCTTCGTCACCGGCCCCGACGTGGTGCGCAACGCCACCGGTGAGGACGTCGACATGGAGCGTCTCGGCGGTCCGGACACGCAGGGGCGCAGCGGTGTCGCGCACGTGGTGTGCGAGACCGACGACGAGGCGGTCCGACGGTCCCGCGCGATCATCGAGCTCACCTCGCGGTTGGGCTCGGCGCACGACGACGACGAGGAGCGCGACGACCCGGGCGAGTTGCTGCCCGGATCGGGGCGCCGGGCCTACGACGTCGTGCCGATCGTGCGGGCGCTGCTCGACGGTGGCGAGTACCTCGAGTTCCAGGCGGGCTGGGCGCGCAACGTCACCACCGGGCTGGGTCGGCTCGGCGGGCGCACCGTGGGCGTGGTCGCGACCAATCCGTTGCACCTGGCGGGCTGCCTGGACGCGTCGAGCGGCGACAAGTCCGGGCGCTTCGTGCAGTGGTGCGACGCCCTGGGCATCGCCCTGGTGTTCCTGGTCGACGTCCCGGGCTACCTCCCCGGCCTCGGCCAGGAGGAGGCAGGCGTCGTCCGCCGCGGCGCGAAGCTGTTGCACGCCTACGCCACGGCATCGGTGCCCCGCCTCACCGTCGTCCTGCGCAAGGCCTTCGGCGGCGCCTACATCGCGATGGGCAGTCGTGGCCTCGGCGCCGACCACGTCCTCGCCTGGCCGGAGGCCCGGATCGGGGTCATGGGCGCGGAGGCCGCCGTCGAGATCCTGCACCGCCGCGAGCTCGTGGCGATCGCGGACGAGCAGGACCGTGCGAACCGCCTCGCCGAGCTGGCCGACGACTACCTCACCGGTGTGGGCGGCCTCGAGCGTGCGCTCGAGACCGGTGTCGTGGACGCCGTCGTCGCGCCGGCGGCGACCCGCCGGCACCTGATCGCCGCGCTGCGCGACAGCGGCGCCCCCCACGGCAGCGACCGACCCAATCCGCCCCTGTGA
- a CDS encoding flavin-containing monooxygenase, whose amino-acid sequence MTEHIEVAIVGGGQSGLVAGYYLQRADIPYVILDAGPEAGHSWRRRWDSLELFTIARYCELPGMRFPGGWNRFPDKDELADYLEMYHRTFRQPVRWNTAVTMVDRAADGGYVLHTSAGDITATQVVLATGAYRNTFTPSIAAGLSDDVVQVHTGDYRNPSTIPGGRVVVVGAANSGAQIAVDLHETHDVLLSQGSPIPHGPRKFLGIGLHWWGDKLGIIAKPLLGERDRIHKKTILVGKSLQKIAKETGVQLRDRTVACEGRTVTFEDGTSAEVDAVVWATGFRPDYTKWVSLPIFGEDGFPRHVRGVVDEAPGLYFLGMQCQYTYGSGLIWWVKEDAEYLVDKIRGYEPTAPDPSAPLPTVEQTAATG is encoded by the coding sequence ATGACCGAACACATCGAGGTCGCCATCGTCGGCGGCGGACAGAGCGGCCTCGTGGCCGGCTACTACCTCCAGCGCGCCGACATCCCGTACGTGATCCTCGATGCCGGTCCCGAGGCCGGTCACTCGTGGCGGCGCCGGTGGGACTCCCTGGAGCTGTTCACGATCGCCCGGTACTGCGAGCTGCCCGGGATGCGGTTCCCCGGTGGGTGGAACCGCTTCCCCGACAAGGACGAGCTCGCCGACTACCTGGAGATGTACCACCGAACATTCCGCCAGCCGGTCCGCTGGAACACCGCGGTCACCATGGTCGACCGAGCGGCCGACGGCGGCTACGTCCTGCACACGAGCGCGGGTGACATCACCGCCACGCAGGTCGTCCTCGCCACCGGGGCCTACCGGAACACGTTCACGCCGTCGATCGCCGCGGGCCTGTCCGACGACGTCGTGCAGGTCCACACCGGCGACTACCGCAATCCGTCGACGATCCCGGGCGGGCGGGTCGTCGTCGTCGGTGCGGCCAATTCCGGCGCGCAGATCGCCGTCGACCTGCACGAGACGCACGACGTGCTGCTGTCGCAGGGATCGCCCATCCCGCACGGCCCCCGCAAGTTCCTCGGCATCGGCCTGCACTGGTGGGGCGACAAGCTCGGCATCATCGCCAAGCCGCTGCTCGGCGAGCGCGACCGCATCCACAAGAAGACGATCCTCGTCGGCAAGAGCCTGCAGAAGATCGCCAAGGAGACCGGCGTGCAGCTGCGCGACCGCACGGTCGCGTGCGAGGGCAGGACCGTCACCTTCGAGGACGGCACGTCGGCGGAGGTCGACGCGGTGGTCTGGGCGACGGGCTTCCGGCCCGACTACACGAAGTGGGTGTCCCTCCCGATCTTCGGTGAGGACGGCTTCCCCCGGCACGTCCGGGGGGTCGTCGACGAGGCTCCGGGCCTCTACTTCCTCGGCATGCAGTGCCAGTACACCTACGGCTCGGGGCTCATCTGGTGGGTGAAAGAGGACGCCGAGTACCTCGTCGACAAGATCCGCGGGTACGAGCCGACGGCGCCGGACCCCTCGGCTCCCCTGCCCACAGTTGAGCAGACGGCAGCGACCGGCTGA
- a CDS encoding cytochrome P450, translating to MSSSTAPTSELTYPMARETVLDPPPTYASLRAEHPITRVRLDFDDSEVWLVTRYEDAKTILTDTRFSSDFQTPGFPARLTSQPPGPGTFIRMDPPDQQRLRHLLHPELSRKRVDELRPTVEGFVAELLDRMIEKGPPADLIADFALPLPSQVITTLLGVPYEDREFFHDTTRVMGEQTTPPEERLRVRNQLKEYLDDLVAAKDAEPGDDLLSRMCERRVEADVSIEEVVGIATLLMVAGYETVANQIGVGTVALLQNPDQLADLKAHPDKIRGAADEIVRHQTVTDYGARRAATADIEVGGTTIRKGDGVLVVLSSANRDESVFTDPDELDINRKTQDHLAFGWGPHQCVGHLLARVQLECAWAALFERLPDLRLDVPLDEVPFRFDMFVYGVRGLPVTW from the coding sequence ATGAGCTCGAGCACCGCGCCGACCTCCGAGCTGACGTACCCGATGGCCCGGGAGACCGTCCTCGACCCGCCGCCGACGTACGCGTCACTGCGCGCCGAACACCCGATCACGAGGGTGCGGCTCGACTTCGACGACAGCGAGGTCTGGCTGGTCACGAGGTACGAGGACGCGAAGACGATCCTCACCGACACCCGGTTCAGCTCGGACTTCCAGACGCCCGGCTTCCCCGCCCGGCTCACGTCGCAGCCGCCCGGCCCCGGGACGTTCATCCGCATGGACCCGCCGGACCAGCAGCGGTTGCGCCACCTGCTGCACCCGGAGCTGTCACGCAAGCGGGTGGACGAGCTGCGCCCCACGGTCGAGGGGTTCGTCGCCGAGCTGCTCGACCGCATGATCGAGAAGGGGCCACCGGCCGACCTGATCGCGGACTTCGCGCTGCCGCTGCCGTCCCAGGTCATCACGACGCTGCTCGGCGTCCCGTACGAGGACCGCGAGTTCTTCCACGACACGACGCGCGTGATGGGCGAGCAGACGACGCCGCCCGAGGAACGGCTGCGCGTCCGCAACCAGCTCAAGGAGTACCTCGACGACCTCGTCGCGGCCAAGGACGCCGAACCCGGTGACGACCTGCTCAGCCGGATGTGCGAGCGCCGGGTCGAGGCCGACGTCAGCATCGAGGAGGTCGTCGGCATCGCGACGCTGCTCATGGTCGCCGGGTACGAGACCGTCGCGAACCAGATCGGTGTGGGCACCGTCGCGCTGCTGCAGAACCCGGACCAGCTCGCGGACCTCAAGGCGCATCCGGACAAGATCCGTGGTGCCGCGGACGAGATCGTGCGGCACCAGACGGTGACCGACTACGGCGCCCGCCGGGCCGCCACCGCCGACATCGAGGTGGGCGGCACCACGATCCGCAAGGGCGACGGCGTGCTGGTCGTGTTGTCGTCGGCGAACCGCGACGAGTCGGTCTTCACCGATCCCGACGAGCTCGACATCAACCGCAAGACCCAGGACCACCTCGCCTTCGGCTGGGGCCCGCACCAGTGCGTCGGGCACCTGCTGGCGCGCGTCCAGCTCGAGTGCGCATGGGCTGCCCTGTTCGAGCGGCTGCCCGACCTGCGTCTCGACGTCCCGCTCGACGAGGTCCCGTTCCGCTTCGACATGTTCGTCTACGGCGTTCGCGGGCTGCCCGTCACCTGGTGA
- a CDS encoding DUF6039 family protein: protein MSDATTTFAIPPAQDQTSVADEDLLTSANAGVVVERTAQLKNGFHAEGRQFARGLAELINTKMQGTATVFVYEETFGIKDKMHFFIHLSSLAAYEVMVAMGSKDDEYRAQLSPAEQEKAASWDKIFVDGGLQETVLLPQFWGMYGTKVDGEKERDSDVYKDEKPVVGIPGAREQVALPIEQILHSGNSGIVMHRTAQLEYDYRSEGRQFAREVAESINENLPGEATVFVYEEAFGTADRLHWLIHLKSITSYYRLLELHVRNEQVRELYFQEKIAPERGGGTWAKMFVPGSMVDVALTPQHWGMYAT, encoded by the coding sequence ATGAGTGATGCCACCACCACGTTCGCGATCCCGCCGGCCCAGGACCAGACCTCGGTCGCCGACGAGGACCTGCTCACGTCGGCCAACGCCGGCGTCGTCGTCGAGCGCACCGCCCAGCTGAAGAACGGATTTCACGCGGAAGGGCGCCAATTCGCCCGCGGCCTCGCCGAGCTGATCAACACGAAGATGCAGGGCACCGCCACGGTCTTCGTGTACGAGGAGACGTTCGGCATCAAGGACAAGATGCACTTCTTCATCCACCTGAGCTCGCTCGCCGCGTACGAGGTCATGGTGGCGATGGGCAGCAAGGACGACGAGTACCGCGCGCAGCTCAGTCCGGCCGAGCAGGAGAAGGCGGCCAGCTGGGACAAGATCTTCGTCGACGGCGGCCTGCAGGAGACCGTCCTGCTGCCGCAGTTCTGGGGGATGTACGGCACCAAGGTCGACGGCGAGAAGGAACGCGACTCCGACGTCTACAAGGACGAGAAGCCGGTCGTCGGAATCCCCGGCGCGCGCGAGCAGGTCGCCCTGCCGATCGAGCAGATCCTGCACTCGGGCAACTCCGGCATCGTCATGCACCGCACCGCACAGCTCGAGTACGACTACCGCTCGGAGGGGCGACAGTTCGCGCGCGAGGTCGCCGAGTCGATCAACGAGAACCTGCCCGGCGAGGCCACCGTGTTCGTCTACGAGGAGGCCTTCGGCACCGCGGACCGGCTGCACTGGCTGATCCACCTGAAGTCGATCACGTCCTACTACCGCTTGCTCGAACTGCACGTCCGCAACGAGCAGGTGCGCGAGCTGTACTTCCAGGAGAAGATCGCGCCGGAACGGGGCGGTGGCACCTGGGCCAAGATGTTCGTCCCCGGGAGCATGGTCGACGTCGCGCTGACGCCCCAGCACTGGGGCATGTACGCCACCTGA
- a CDS encoding cation:proton antiporter — protein MSSAAFAVVAELACVFVVATALGWLCRRLVGIPVLGELVGGALLGPTLVGDRDPAVVRWFSGAHAGPTSVFALVGTLAATLLVGVTALELNLRAVRRDRHAVVRIAVAALAVPGLLGIVAALALPAAVRGHPSHEAGFVVFVGVALGVSALPVAAITLKQLGLFRRRIGRLILSAAAIDDVVGWLLLAVLTAVVARAGATALPVTLLGVVVLILVPVIGRRPTTALLARVVERPPGWSILVALVAIAVPALIAKYSGVELPIGAMAGGVLLSLCPDLPAPARRLLARVATGICGPLFLGIAGMHLDARVFREPVVLVSGVVLLLLAGAGKVVGGYVGARSAGVNRRTALATGAGLNARGMVEILIASIGLKAGLLTEAMYSILVGIAVLTSVITPILLRLILPDEVVVQTTDVEPEPRADAGSVTHAG, from the coding sequence GTGTCGTCCGCTGCCTTCGCGGTGGTCGCCGAGCTCGCCTGCGTGTTCGTCGTCGCCACCGCGCTGGGGTGGCTGTGCCGGCGCCTCGTGGGCATCCCCGTCCTCGGTGAGCTCGTCGGCGGAGCGCTGCTCGGCCCCACGCTCGTCGGCGACCGCGATCCGGCGGTCGTCCGCTGGTTCAGCGGCGCGCACGCCGGCCCGACCAGTGTCTTCGCGCTCGTCGGCACGCTCGCGGCGACGCTGCTGGTGGGGGTCACCGCGCTCGAGCTGAACCTGCGTGCGGTGCGGCGCGACCGGCACGCGGTCGTCCGCATCGCGGTCGCGGCGCTCGCCGTCCCGGGCCTGCTGGGGATCGTGGCGGCGCTCGCGCTGCCCGCCGCGGTCCGCGGGCACCCGTCGCACGAGGCCGGGTTCGTCGTCTTCGTCGGCGTCGCGCTGGGGGTCAGCGCGCTCCCGGTGGCCGCGATCACGCTCAAGCAGCTCGGACTGTTCCGGCGGCGGATCGGGCGGTTGATCCTGTCGGCGGCCGCCATCGACGACGTCGTCGGGTGGTTGCTGCTGGCCGTGTTGACCGCGGTCGTGGCGCGCGCGGGCGCCACCGCGTTGCCGGTGACCCTGCTGGGGGTCGTCGTGCTGATCCTCGTCCCGGTGATCGGGCGTCGGCCGACGACCGCGCTGCTGGCCCGGGTCGTGGAGCGGCCCCCGGGATGGTCCATCCTGGTCGCGCTCGTCGCCATCGCCGTCCCGGCGCTGATCGCCAAGTACAGCGGCGTCGAGCTGCCGATCGGGGCGATGGCCGGTGGCGTCCTGCTCAGCCTGTGCCCGGACCTGCCGGCGCCGGCGCGGCGGTTGCTGGCCCGCGTCGCGACCGGGATCTGCGGTCCGCTGTTCCTGGGCATCGCCGGCATGCATCTCGACGCCCGGGTGTTCCGGGAGCCCGTCGTGCTCGTGAGCGGCGTCGTCCTGCTACTGCTCGCCGGGGCCGGCAAGGTCGTGGGCGGTTACGTCGGGGCACGGAGCGCGGGTGTCAACCGGCGTACCGCGTTGGCCACCGGCGCGGGTCTGAACGCCCGCGGCATGGTCGAGATCCTGATCGCGTCGATCGGGCTCAAGGCCGGCCTGCTGACCGAGGCGATGTACTCCATCCTCGTGGGCATCGCCGTCCTGACGTCCGTCATCACGCCGATCCTGCTGCGGCTGATCCTGCCGGACGAGGTCGTCGTGCAGACGACGGACGTCGAGCCGGAACCTCGGGCCGACGCCGGGTCGGTTACGCACGCCGGGTGA
- a CDS encoding DUF1697 domain-containing protein, with amino-acid sequence MTRYVALLRAVNVGRRRVAMATCRGVLADLGYDDVESYVNSGNLMFDASGGSAALEKKIRAALEAEYDFELTTFVRTAAQIRTLVEAKPFGTVEPPNTHFVLFPLTKMTAAETKAVEDMSNDHDELLIRGRDVHWLIHAKSTETTLGPKEWRDALPDNTTTARNMTMLTKLAERL; translated from the coding sequence ATGACCCGGTACGTCGCGCTCCTGCGTGCGGTGAACGTCGGCAGACGGCGGGTGGCCATGGCCACCTGCCGTGGTGTGCTCGCGGACCTCGGTTACGACGACGTCGAGAGCTACGTCAACAGCGGCAACCTGATGTTCGACGCGTCGGGCGGGTCCGCGGCGCTGGAGAAGAAGATCCGCGCCGCGCTCGAGGCCGAGTACGACTTCGAGCTCACCACCTTCGTCCGCACCGCGGCGCAGATCCGGACGCTGGTCGAGGCGAAGCCGTTCGGGACGGTGGAGCCCCCGAACACCCACTTCGTGCTGTTCCCCCTGACCAAGATGACCGCCGCCGAGACGAAGGCCGTCGAGGACATGTCCAACGACCACGACGAGCTGCTCATCCGTGGCCGCGACGTCCACTGGCTGATCCACGCCAAGTCGACCGAGACGACCCTCGGCCCGAAGGAGTGGCGCGACGCCCTGCCGGACAACACGACCACCGCCCGCAACATGACGATGCTGACCAAGCTGGCCGAACGGCTCTGA